One region of Desulfobacterales bacterium genomic DNA includes:
- a CDS encoding PEP-CTERM sorting domain-containing protein, with product MEKVVGCKGVQPLSFRLFRMRIFLKIHGHFGRDNPGENQKGGEMVRFVIGWAILLSMSFVSGVSAEYIDVTPDNKPKSYGYLAVYFQFDFNYDGVFSTDTYTGSDWRSESSDSRYAGSFYLSFYKDSSENQPLFGTYGFCVDLTELVGDGDASILNVGTLNNGNKAAWLLYTYWRADNTAAENAALQLAIWETIYDMAAPDGYNGVTDYDRFVLNTSFTNSDIVNAYAQYITGLASSDLNAFNGDQFQIASFDGKQDLIFQVVPEPATMALMGFGLIGLGAYIANKKSNKKVQDRSLLVG from the coding sequence TTGGAGAAAGTTGTTGGTTGCAAAGGAGTCCAGCCGCTCAGCTTCCGGCTTTTCCGTATGAGGATTTTTTTAAAAATTCATGGCCATTTTGGCCGGGACAACCCCGGAGAAAATCAAAAAGGGGGAGAAATGGTAAGATTCGTTATTGGTTGGGCCATATTGCTATCAATGTCATTCGTCTCGGGTGTATCAGCGGAATACATTGATGTCACACCCGATAACAAGCCGAAGTCTTATGGGTATTTAGCTGTCTACTTTCAATTTGATTTCAATTATGATGGAGTTTTTTCTACGGACACATATACCGGTAGTGATTGGCGATCAGAATCAAGTGACAGTCGCTATGCTGGTTCTTTTTACCTGTCCTTTTACAAGGATTCGAGCGAAAATCAACCGCTCTTTGGAACATATGGTTTTTGTGTCGACTTGACTGAATTGGTTGGTGACGGCGATGCCTCCATTTTGAATGTCGGCACATTAAATAATGGAAATAAAGCAGCTTGGCTGCTTTATACTTATTGGCGCGCCGATAATACCGCGGCCGAGAATGCGGCGTTACAACTTGCTATTTGGGAAACGATTTATGACATGGCGGCTCCTGATGGGTACAATGGGGTGACCGATTATGATCGATTCGTCCTCAACACTTCATTTACAAATTCAGATATTGTAAATGCATACGCGCAATACATTACCGGCTTAGCCTCATCGGATTTAAACGCATTTAATGGTGACCAATTTCAAATAGCCAGCTTTGATGGAAAGCAAGATTTAATTTTTCAAGTAGTGCCCGAACCCGCAACTATGGCGCTGATGGGATTTGGACTTATTGGCCTTGGGGCATATATTGCTAATAAAAAGTCAAACAAGAAAGTGCAAGATCGATCTTTATTGGTTGGCTAG
- a CDS encoding ABC transporter ATP-binding protein → MPLNTTPLSVKLKNALRIDRALRFVWRASPGWTVASGALIVIQGALPLLSLYLVKLIIDAVSGMIFPVSNQMAAASNGFSEVVSYICLAGGVGLITAGSRFFADYVKKAQALTVTDYMYSVLHEKSVAVDLAYYESPGHRDTLHQAQRDGPYRPTSIVNGLVQAGQSAASLTAMLWLLVMFNPLLPLVMLAAVIPGVMMRLTYSDRIYHWQKKRTEDERRSYYFNWLMTDGGHAREIRLFGLGDYFIGCFNRIRNTLRHEKLWFEKRRAFGDLVAQSSVTIAVFGSFIYIASETVHGRISIGDMVMYFQAFQRGLAYMGSLLDAVAALYEDNLFLSNFYEFMDVQPDIQDPEKPEPVPNVIKTGFAISNITFGYQNCGKNVIENLNFDIKPGEVVALVGENGAGKSTMVKLLCRLYDPELGSINLDGVDIRHFRAAEYRKRISVVFQDYIRYYLSVRDNIRLGDIDKDSMDESVKAAAEKAGIGDYVDRLHSGLDTTLGRWFKGGEELSVGQWQMVAMARAFFRDADLVILDEPASALDINAESRIFEKFKELVENKAALIISHRFSTVKLADKIMLLHDGRIAERGTHAELMALNGRYAALYRKQAEQYPV, encoded by the coding sequence ATGCCACTGAATACCACCCCCCTATCGGTTAAACTCAAAAATGCCCTGCGTATAGACCGGGCCCTTAGATTTGTATGGCGGGCCAGTCCCGGATGGACGGTTGCTTCCGGTGCCTTGATCGTGATTCAAGGTGCTTTGCCCCTGTTGTCCCTTTATCTTGTCAAGTTGATTATTGACGCGGTTTCCGGCATGATTTTTCCGGTATCGAATCAAATGGCAGCGGCGAGTAACGGGTTTTCGGAGGTTGTTTCATACATTTGCCTCGCCGGCGGCGTGGGGTTAATAACGGCAGGCAGTCGATTTTTTGCCGATTATGTGAAAAAAGCACAAGCTCTGACGGTTACCGACTATATGTATTCCGTGCTTCATGAAAAGTCGGTGGCTGTGGATCTTGCTTATTATGAATCCCCCGGGCACCGCGATACGCTTCATCAGGCACAACGGGATGGACCGTACCGCCCTACCAGTATTGTCAACGGCTTAGTGCAAGCCGGTCAGAGCGCCGCCTCGCTTACTGCGATGTTATGGCTCCTTGTCATGTTTAACCCCTTGCTGCCTCTGGTGATGCTGGCGGCGGTCATTCCCGGGGTGATGATGCGCCTGACCTATTCGGATCGCATTTATCATTGGCAGAAAAAGCGAACCGAGGACGAAAGAAGAAGCTATTATTTCAATTGGCTTATGACGGATGGAGGGCATGCCAGAGAAATTAGACTCTTTGGCCTTGGCGACTATTTTATTGGGTGTTTTAATCGTATACGCAACACGTTAAGGCACGAAAAATTATGGTTCGAAAAGCGCCGGGCATTCGGGGATTTGGTCGCCCAGTCGAGTGTAACGATTGCTGTGTTTGGCTCCTTTATTTACATCGCATCGGAAACTGTTCACGGGCGGATCTCTATTGGTGATATGGTGATGTATTTTCAAGCATTTCAACGAGGGCTTGCCTACATGGGCTCATTGTTGGACGCCGTGGCCGCGCTCTATGAAGATAATCTGTTTCTCTCCAATTTTTATGAATTCATGGATGTTCAACCGGATATTCAAGATCCTGAAAAACCGGAGCCTGTACCGAATGTGATAAAAACCGGATTTGCGATATCGAACATAACCTTTGGGTATCAAAATTGTGGAAAAAATGTAATAGAAAATTTGAATTTTGACATAAAGCCGGGCGAGGTCGTCGCGCTAGTGGGGGAAAACGGGGCGGGAAAAAGCACAATGGTAAAGCTTCTTTGCAGACTCTATGACCCCGAGCTGGGTAGCATAAATTTGGACGGGGTGGATATTCGACATTTTCGCGCCGCAGAATATAGAAAAAGAATCTCGGTCGTATTTCAGGATTATATCCGGTATTACCTATCGGTTCGGGATAACATCCGGTTGGGAGATATTGATAAGGATAGCATGGATGAGAGCGTAAAAGCGGCGGCAGAAAAGGCGGGCATCGGTGACTATGTGGATCGACTGCATTCAGGGCTTGATACCACCCTGGGGCGATGGTTTAAAGGAGGGGAAGAGCTAAGTGTGGGGCAGTGGCAGATGGTTGCGATGGCAAGGGCTTTTTTTCGAGATGCAGACCTTGTCATTTTGGACGAGCCTGCCAGCGCCCTTGATATTAATGCCGAATCCCGGATTTTTGAAAAATTCAAGGAACTGGTTGAAAACAAAGCTGCCCTGATTATCAGCCATCGGTTTTCGACTGTAAAACTGGCGGATAAAATAATGCTTTTGCATGATGGCCGGATTGCGGAACGGGGAACCCATGCGGAGCTGATGGCGTTGAATGGTCGATACGCCGCGCTTTACCGAAAGCAGGCTGAGCAATATCCGGTATGA
- a CDS encoding outer membrane beta-barrel protein, with translation MIKRIPLLLSCLLWCLFVCHDAMAADAPVGQQNQPESFSPIPVGQTEEKIIPGQGQIEADVFGKKGGYYHPFLLFEERWTDNLYYTNSKEEEDFITTISPGIWLALPANREKLLEIGTTTTSPGGLKVSRMKPEAARKFQSYLFYAPEFVYYADNSQHDAINHQVEGMLQYNLNMGLSIDVVDQYQSNHEPNDNGISERIDKYKDNLFDLLLVYETPERFKFRFDYSNYDLNYDDDVNEYRNRNDNSYAFYAFYKVKPKTSVFVEYEFADIRYDEYTDSDSSEHRYYGGLDWNMTAKTNGRIKLGYIEKDFDKGSAFDDDDFSLEIQTQHNFTPKRALKLVGFRRFNESSLIDSSAVLTTGITAAWLQRFTEKWSGTLQCSFTMDEYDGLITYNRVTDDRVDDIFSIAPALRYKMRDWLVVDFAYIFAIRDSNFSLFDYTTNTIFFRVDIFI, from the coding sequence TTGATAAAGAGAATTCCGCTTTTGCTCTCCTGCCTGCTATGGTGTCTATTCGTGTGTCATGATGCGATGGCTGCCGATGCGCCCGTGGGGCAGCAGAATCAGCCGGAGAGTTTCTCGCCCATCCCGGTAGGGCAAACTGAAGAAAAGATTATTCCCGGCCAGGGTCAAATAGAGGCTGATGTTTTCGGGAAAAAAGGAGGGTATTACCACCCTTTCTTACTTTTTGAAGAACGCTGGACGGATAACCTATATTATACCAATTCAAAAGAGGAAGAAGATTTTATCACGACGATATCTCCCGGTATATGGCTTGCGCTTCCGGCGAACAGAGAAAAACTTTTGGAAATTGGCACCACCACAACAAGCCCCGGCGGACTTAAAGTGAGCCGCATGAAACCCGAAGCGGCTCGAAAATTCCAAAGCTATCTATTCTATGCGCCGGAATTTGTCTATTATGCGGATAATTCACAACATGATGCCATTAACCATCAGGTCGAAGGCATGTTGCAATATAATTTAAATATGGGACTCTCTATTGACGTGGTGGATCAGTACCAAAGTAACCATGAGCCTAACGATAACGGCATATCTGAGCGAATTGATAAGTACAAAGACAATTTATTCGATTTGTTGCTGGTGTATGAAACGCCGGAGCGATTCAAGTTTAGGTTCGATTATTCAAATTACGATCTTAATTATGACGATGATGTGAATGAATACAGAAACAGGAACGACAACTCTTATGCGTTTTATGCCTTTTACAAAGTGAAGCCTAAAACTTCTGTTTTTGTTGAATATGAATTTGCAGATATTCGGTATGATGAATATACGGATTCAGACAGTTCGGAGCATAGATATTATGGCGGGCTTGATTGGAATATGACAGCCAAGACCAACGGGCGCATAAAACTTGGATATATAGAGAAAGATTTTGACAAGGGAAGCGCGTTTGATGATGACGACTTTTCGCTTGAAATACAAACACAGCATAATTTTACACCCAAGCGGGCTTTGAAATTGGTCGGTTTCCGGCGGTTTAATGAATCGTCCCTGATCGATTCCTCGGCCGTTTTGACAACCGGAATCACCGCCGCCTGGCTTCAGCGGTTCACTGAGAAGTGGTCCGGGACATTACAGTGTTCATTTACAATGGATGAATATGACGGGCTGATTACCTATAACCGGGTAACCGACGACCGAGTAGACGATATTTTCAGCATCGCGCCTGCGTTAAGATATAAAATGCGGGACTGGCTGGTAGTTGATTTCGCTTATATTTTTGCAATCAGGGATTCAAATTTCAGCCTGTTTGATTACACAACCAATACCATCTTTTTTAGAGTGGATATTTTCATTTGA
- a CDS encoding polysaccharide biosynthesis/export family protein: MIMKKACLFVLILMMGSAFAIAAEYTVGDGDVLDINVYENQDLSTTVRVSADNTIRVPLIGEVNVENLTVSQVSAKIEKLLADGYLVNPQVDVFIKEYRSKKAIILGQIKTPGLYELRGKTTLLEFISTAGGLTPDAGSTATIKRKIAETNEADKIVIDLDLLVKKGDTSLNLPIRDGDSVYISKADIYYVSGEVNKPGSYKIEADLTIIKGITTAGGFSKIAAKNKVRVIRIVAGQKQVLENVKMDMPVFPDDVIIVPESFF; the protein is encoded by the coding sequence ATGATTATGAAAAAAGCATGCCTTTTTGTTTTAATCCTAATGATGGGGTCGGCTTTTGCGATCGCCGCGGAATACACCGTGGGTGATGGCGATGTGCTTGATATTAATGTTTATGAAAACCAGGATCTTTCCACCACAGTCAGAGTGAGTGCCGACAACACGATTCGGGTGCCGCTGATTGGCGAGGTGAATGTGGAGAATCTTACGGTTTCTCAAGTTTCCGCCAAAATAGAGAAACTGCTGGCGGACGGGTATCTCGTAAATCCCCAGGTGGATGTTTTCATTAAAGAATACAGAAGTAAAAAAGCGATTATTCTCGGGCAGATTAAAACGCCCGGGCTTTATGAGCTTCGGGGGAAAACAACACTTCTTGAATTTATATCCACTGCGGGGGGCTTGACGCCGGATGCGGGAAGCACCGCGACGATTAAGCGAAAAATAGCTGAAACCAATGAGGCCGATAAGATTGTCATCGACCTGGATCTTCTGGTTAAAAAGGGGGATACATCCTTAAATCTTCCGATTCGGGATGGCGACAGCGTCTATATTTCAAAAGCCGATATCTACTACGTTTCCGGAGAAGTTAATAAGCCCGGATCTTACAAAATAGAGGCGGATCTCACGATTATCAAAGGGATTACAACGGCCGGGGGTTTTTCGAAAATCGCAGCCAAAAACAAAGTGAGGGTAATCAGAATCGTTGCCGGGCAAAAGCAGGTTCTTGAAAATGTTAAAATGGATATGCCCGTTTTCCCAGATGATGTGATTATCGTTCCGGAGAGTTTTTTCTGA
- a CDS encoding polysaccharide biosynthesis tyrosine autokinase translates to MEEKEIHLRDYLRIVNRRKTTVLTFFIITFLAVVIATFTATPIYQATTKVMMERDVSSPLAGNYSYLPYDPEFLETQYQVITSMAVAEKVVGILDPDKVYHAFFKEGRGGKSIIALIAGWFNTQYSAFKEIVGIQKLLSTAEADLDQETDAPLSKTEEIARSVQAGISVSPVANSRVVEISYMSENPALAVKVANSVAQAYINNLLDMRMEVSNYSIKWMTKKAETQREKLEKSEKVLQAYLRSQDIVTVEDKIALIPERLSELSRRLTNAETEQKELKAVYDQILSTGSGALEAIPVIAENEAVDAINKQILKAEQNISDLLKKYGRKHPILISAMDELKGLRSKKHAEMQKAVQTIKNRYQLAKSNVGDLQALLEQTKFEAANLNEKYIQLGILKREVETNRSLYDALMRKLKERDITEENQTVNVWVIEEAALPKIPAKPNKKRNILLATILGLFGGVGLAFFLEYLDNTVKSPEDIEEKFDIPVIGAISLFKGMDETIVNSILAESTPIVSEGFKSLRTSIFLSSADKPPGSLVVTSMSPGEGKSSICACLAATIARAGKKTLLIDADMRRPVQHQNFKLNNTTGLSSFLAGIETKNIIENGPVENLHVITAGPVPPNPSELLSSDRMGKLIAKLSDVYDMILVDSPPALNVSDPLIISKNVQGVVIVSWAGSTTYEMISKGLKLFKEISVPLIGMILNRFDAKKSGYYYGYGDYYYSSSSKPKDDEE, encoded by the coding sequence ATGGAAGAAAAAGAAATACACCTCAGAGATTATCTGCGAATCGTAAATAGGCGGAAAACCACCGTTTTAACCTTCTTTATCATCACCTTTCTCGCGGTGGTCATTGCGACATTCACCGCGACGCCCATCTACCAGGCAACGACAAAGGTCATGATGGAGCGGGATGTTTCAAGCCCTTTGGCCGGAAATTACAGTTACCTGCCTTACGATCCGGAATTCCTGGAAACTCAGTATCAGGTCATCACCAGCATGGCCGTGGCTGAAAAGGTTGTCGGTATTCTCGATCCGGATAAGGTGTATCACGCTTTTTTCAAAGAAGGGCGTGGGGGAAAAAGCATTATCGCACTCATCGCGGGGTGGTTTAATACCCAGTATTCCGCATTTAAAGAAATCGTCGGCATTCAAAAGCTGTTATCAACCGCTGAGGCGGATTTGGATCAGGAGACGGATGCCCCGTTGAGCAAAACCGAAGAGATTGCCCGATCCGTTCAAGCCGGTATCAGCGTGTCTCCGGTCGCCAATTCGAGAGTTGTTGAAATTAGTTACATGTCTGAAAATCCGGCGCTTGCCGTGAAAGTAGCCAATTCCGTCGCCCAGGCGTATATCAATAATCTGTTGGATATGCGGATGGAGGTTTCAAATTACAGCATCAAGTGGATGACCAAAAAGGCGGAAACGCAGCGGGAGAAACTGGAGAAATCTGAAAAGGTTCTTCAGGCCTATCTGAGAAGCCAGGATATTGTTACTGTTGAAGATAAAATAGCGCTGATACCCGAGCGGCTTTCCGAGCTGAGCAGGCGATTGACGAACGCCGAGACCGAACAAAAAGAGTTAAAGGCGGTCTATGATCAGATATTAAGCACGGGTTCCGGCGCTCTCGAAGCCATTCCCGTCATTGCTGAAAATGAGGCGGTGGATGCCATCAACAAACAGATTTTGAAAGCGGAACAAAATATCTCCGACCTTTTAAAAAAATATGGTCGCAAACACCCCATCTTGATTTCGGCCATGGATGAGCTGAAGGGATTGAGAAGCAAAAAACATGCGGAGATGCAAAAGGCCGTTCAGACCATTAAAAACAGATACCAGCTGGCTAAATCCAACGTGGGGGATTTACAGGCACTGCTTGAGCAGACCAAGTTTGAAGCCGCCAATTTGAATGAAAAATATATTCAACTGGGAATACTCAAAAGAGAGGTGGAGACCAATAGAAGCCTTTATGACGCGTTAATGAGGAAATTAAAGGAAAGAGATATCACGGAAGAAAATCAGACCGTGAATGTTTGGGTGATTGAAGAGGCGGCGTTGCCGAAAATCCCCGCCAAACCGAACAAGAAAAGGAACATCCTGCTGGCAACTATACTGGGGCTTTTCGGCGGCGTTGGCCTGGCTTTTTTTCTTGAATATCTCGATAATACCGTTAAAAGCCCGGAAGATATCGAAGAAAAATTCGATATTCCCGTCATCGGGGCCATATCCTTGTTTAAGGGGATGGACGAAACCATTGTCAATAGTATTTTGGCGGAGTCCACGCCCATCGTTTCTGAAGGCTTCAAGAGCCTTAGAACGTCTATTTTTCTCTCTTCCGCAGACAAACCACCCGGCTCATTGGTCGTTACCAGCATGTCGCCTGGCGAGGGTAAATCATCCATATGCGCCTGTCTGGCTGCGACGATTGCAAGGGCCGGGAAAAAGACCCTTTTAATTGATGCAGACATGCGGCGGCCGGTGCAGCACCAAAATTTCAAGCTGAATAATACTACGGGTCTTAGCTCTTTTCTGGCGGGTATTGAGACCAAAAATATTATTGAAAACGGTCCGGTTGAAAATTTGCATGTAATAACGGCAGGACCCGTGCCGCCCAACCCATCGGAGCTCTTGAGCTCTGATAGGATGGGGAAATTAATCGCAAAACTTTCTGATGTCTATGACATGATTCTTGTTGACTCGCCCCCGGCATTAAATGTCAGTGATCCACTTATCATCAGTAAAAATGTTCAGGGCGTGGTGATTGTATCCTGGGCCGGATCAACCACCTATGAAATGATAAGCAAGGGCTTAAAACTCTTCAAGGAAATATCCGTTCCCTTAATTGGTATGATCCTAAACCGATTTGATGCCAAAAAAAGCGGATATTATTATGGGTATGGCGATTACTATTACTCCTCTTCTTCCAAACCCAAAGATGACGAAGAATAG